In Mycobacterium sp. ITM-2016-00317, the genomic window CACCGGACGAATCCTGTTGCGTCCCTCGGGAACCGAGCAGGTGGTCCGGGTCATGGTAGAGGCCGCCGACGAAGACACCGCCCGGCAGATGGCAGCGCGGGTCGCGGAGTCGGTCAGCGCGCAACGCTGAAATCCGCGGGAACCGGCAGGCCCTCGCCGGCGTCCAATCTCATATGGGTACTGCAGGCGCGGCCCGCGTCGACACGGCGGCGGTGCGCGCGATCGCGCGCGAATACGAGACGGTGGCGGCGATCCTCGACGCTGCGGTCCGCACACATCTGAGCGGTCTGGGATTCGGCGGCGCAACCGCGGGACGCGCCCACGCCGCACACGGGGATGCATTGCGCGGCAGGCTGTTCGAAGTCATCACCGCGCTGCGACAGTGGTCGCGCGCGGCCGAGGAGATCGCGGCGGCGCTGCGGACATCCGCGGAGCGCTACCAGGCCGGTGACGCGGCCGCCGCGGATCGGGTCGGGTGGCGGTGATGACCGACAGTTCCGATGCCGCAACGTATCTGGCCAAAGGGCGGCCCGCGGTGGAGAACCTGCAGACCTATGTGTGGGCGTGCCGCCAGCTCGGCTACCACCACCCCGACCTGACGGTGCACGCCGGTCAGCTGCGGGACTGGTACGGCACCGAGGACGGGCTGGACCTCAGTGTGCTGGCGCGGGACTGCGTGGCGCTGGAGGATGCGCTGCGCGCCGCGCAGGACGCGCTGGCCGGCCAGGACCGGCAGCTGGCCCAGTTGGCCGCGGCCTGGCAGGGCGCGGGAGCCGATGCCGCCTGCGGATTCCTGAGCAGGCACGCCGAGGCGTCCACTGCCGTCACCGGGATGCTGCGGGCGGCCACGCACACGCTGGCCACCCTCGGCGACGAGCTGCGGCAGGCCGTCGGGGCCAAGGCGGACGCCGCGACGGGCATCGAGGAACGCACCGCCGCCGCGCGCACCGAGTGGCTGGCCGCCGCGGCGACGGTCACCACCGGAGCCGGCGATCGCGCCGCCGCCAGTGAACTGGTCGACCAGGCGGTGAAGCCGTTCGTCGTCGGCACGGTGGCCACCGAATGGCTGACGGCGATGCAACAGTCCGTGGCGTCGGTCTCGGCGGCCTACGAACGCTCGCTGACCGACATCGGCGGCGACGCGGCACCGGTGTTCGATGTCCCCGGCGACCTCGGTCCGGTGTGGACCGCCGCGCGAGAGTCCGGCTGCGACGACGACGTGCAGTGTCCCCAGCCCCAGCCCCAGTCCCAGCCCCAGCCCCAGCCCCAGCCGGCAGCGGCGCAGGTCGGCGCGCCCGCTCCTGGCCCGGTCGCGGCTGCGCCCGCGCCGTGGAGCGAGTCCACCGCACCGGGCATACCCACCGCGCCCGCGGCGTGGAGCGCGCCCCCCGAACCGCCGGCACCGGCACCCGTGCCGGGCATGGGAGCTGGCCTGCCCGACCTCGGCAGTGGACTCTCAGGACTGGGCTCGCCGTTCGCCGACATGCTCGGTGGTCTGCTCGGCGGCGCCGGCGGCGGTCTGCCCGACCTGCCTGAGCCCGACCTGCCGGACCTGGACGAGGTCGAGCCCGACCTGGAGGAACCCGACCTGGACGAGGCCGAGCCCTCCGACGACGACGAGCCCTCCGGCGACGACGAAGACGAGGACGAGGACGGCGAACCCGTCGACGAGACCGCAGCGGTCGCCGAACCCGCGCCCACGGACGAACAACCCTGCGAATCCTCGGCTGGGCCCGCCGAAGAGGTCGCTGCGCCGACGCCGGTGCCCGCGCCGCCACCGGCCGAACCGCTGCCGCCGGCCGAACCCGTGGCCGAAGAACAGACCCCCTGTGAGATCGCCGCCGACGAGGTGCCGCAGGTCGGAGAACCCGCCGGGTAGCGTCAGCCGACGTGAAGCTGCGAATCCCGGAAGCGGTGTCCCTGTTTCTGCTCGGCGCGGTCGCGGCGCTGATCGGCGACCACAGCCACGTGGCCACCGGAACCACGGTCTACTTCACCGACGCGGTGCCGTTCCTGTGGAGCAGTCCGCTGTGGTTCCCGATCCTGGTCGGCTCGGCGACGGTGTCGCTGGCCGAATTGCGGCTGCATCTGCCCGCACTCCGGGCGGACGTGACGGCCCGGCAGGCACTGGGCGGTGTCGCCGCGGTCGTCGGCACCTATGTCATCACCTCGTTGGTGCATGAGGCGGCGGTGGTCCCGGTCACCGCGCTGGTCTGTGCGGCGGCGGTGATCGTCTGGTGCGTGCTCGGTGACGCGCCCGGTGCGGCCTGCGGGGTGGTGATCGCGGTGGTCGGGCCCGGCGTCGAGATCGCGCTGGCGCACCTGGACGTGTTCGCCTACCACCCGGCCGCCGACGGGCTGTTCGGCGTCGCACCGTTCCTGGTGCCGCTGTACTTCGCGTTCGGCGTGGTCGGCGCGCTGCTCGGAGAGCTCGCGGTGGCGCGCCGGCCGCAGACCGGCACGCCGGTGTGCGACACCGTCAGCCGCGCGCCAGGTGCCGGCTGATCACGAGCCGCTGAATCTGGTTGGTGCCCTCGAAGATCTGCATGATCTTGGCTTCGCGCATGTAGCGCTCCACCCGGTAGTCGCGGGTGTAGCCGGCGCCGCCGAGCACCTGGACGGCGTCGGTGGTGACCTTCATCGCCGCGTCCGTGGCCACCAGCTTGGCCACGGAGGCCTGCCGGGAGTACGGCAGCCCCGCGTCGCGACGGCGGGCCGCGTCGATATAGGTCGCGCGGGCGGAGTCGACGGCGGCGGCCATGTCGGCGAGCAGGAACGCCAGCCCCTGGTGGTCGATGATCTTGCGGCCGAAGGTCGTTCGCTGCTGGCTGTAGTCAACTGCCTGGTCGAGGGCGGCCTGGGCCAGCCCGACCGCGACCGCCGCGATACCGAGCCGTCCGGAATCCAGTGCGCTGAAAGCGATCTGCAGACCCTGACCTTCGGCACCGATCCGCCGGTCGGCATCGACGAATGCGTTGTCGTAGTGCGCGGCGGTGGTCGGGACCGCGTGCAGGCCCATCTTCTCCTCGGGCTTGCCGAAGCTCAGTCCCTCGGTGTCCTTGGGTACGAGGAAGCACGAGATACCTTGTGAGCCTTCACCGGTACGGGCGAACAGGTTGTAGAAGTCGGCGATGCCGCCGTGGGTGATCCACGCCTTCGCGCCGGTGATGCGGTAGCCACCGTCGGCGGTGACGGCTTTGCAGGCCAGCGCCGCGGCATCGGAGCCGGCCTGGGGTTCGGACAAGCTGTAGGCGCCGATGGTGGAGCCGCCCAGCATCTCGGGCAGCCAGCGCTGCCGTTGCTCGTCGGTGCCGAAGCTCATCAGGGGGTGGCAGGACAGGCTGTGCACGCTGACGGCGACGGCGACGGCGGCCCAGCGGGCGGCGAGCTCTTCGAGCACCTGCAGGTACACCTCGTAGGGCTGGCCGCCCCCGCCCCACTCCTCGGGGTAGGGCAGGCTCAGCAGCCCTGCCTCGCCGAGGGTCGCGAAGACACCGTCGGGGTAGGTCTCGTTCTTCTCGTGCCGATCGACGATCGGGTCGAGGACCTTGTCGCCGATCTGGCGAGCGAGGTCGACGAGATCGCGGGCGTCGTCGGTCGGGAGGAGACGGTCAACTGCCATACGCTGGACAGTACTACAGGACTATATCCAGTACTGTCTGGTGGTGTGACCAGGCCTGCCTTCGCCACCCGGCGCCGCACCGAGTTGTTCGACGCGCTGACCGCGCTGTTCCTGGCCGAGGGCTTCGCGCACCTGACCCTCGACGAGATCGCCGCGCGCCTGCGCTGCTCGAAGTCCACGCTGTACACGCTGGCGGGCAGCAAGGAACAACTGGTCCGCGCCGCCACCGTGCACTTCTTCCGCACCGCGACCGAGTCGGTCGAGTCCCGGGTCGCCGCGACCACCGGGGCCCGGGACCGGATCGCGGCGTACCTGAGCGCCGTCGGCGCCGCGCTGGATCCCGCCTCCGACCGGTTCATGGCCGATCTCGACGCGTTCGCCCCGGCCCGCGACATCTACGAGAAGAACACCAGGATCGCCGCCCGCCGGGTGCAGGAGCTGATCGCCGAGGGCGTCGAGGCGGGGGAGTTCCGCGACGTGCACGCCGCGTTTGCGGCCGACCTGGTCACCACGGTGATGGTGCGCATCCAGCAGCGGGTGGTGCGGGACAACACCGGGCTCGACGACGCCCGCGCCTATCGCGAGCTCGCCGCGATCCTGACGGGCGGCATCCAGGCCTGACGGGCGTCAGTCCGCGCCGTCAGTCAGCGAGGTCGAACGCGGCGATCACCTTGGTCGGGGCCAGCCGCACGATCAGCTCGCCGGGCACCCCGTTGCGGCGGCCGAACTCCTCGGCGCGGTGCTGGCCCATGTAGCGCCCGCCGATCCGGGTCGCGGTCGACAGCAGCTCGGCGGGATCCTCCCCGAGGACCGCCGTGCCCTGGATTTGTACGAATGAGAACGGCGGCCGCTCGTCGTCGACGCAGACCACGATCCGCGGATCGCGCGCCAGCGCGCGACCCTTCGCGGTGTCCCGGCCGGTGTTGAAGACGATCTGGCCGCCGTCGACGATGAACCACACGGGCGCGACGAGCGGTCTGCCGTCCGCGGCGAGGTAACCCACCTTGGCGGTGCGGGTGCCCTCGCTGAGGAAGGCGATGACGTCGTCGGACAGCTCCGTCATAGGAGCGACTGTAACTCCTCGACGAACTTCACGCGCTCGGCGGCGTCGACTCCCATCGGGTGGACGAGCAGCGTCGTCACGCCGGCCTCGGCGAATGCGGCCAGCCGCTCCTTGACGTATCCGGCGGGCCCGACCAGCGACACCTTGCGGACCAGCTCGTCGGGTACCGCGTCGATGGCCTCGGCCTTCTTGCCCGCCAGGTACAGGTCCTGGATGTGGTCGGCCACCTCGCCGAAGCCGTACCGGGTGGCGAGGTTGTGGTAGAAGTTCTTCCCGCGTGCGCCCATGCCGCCGATGTAGAGCGCCAATTGTGGTTTGCCCCAGGACAACCGGTCGTCCACGTCCTCGCCGATGGCCAGTGTCGCGCTGACCATCACATCGAGGGGACCCAACGCGGGGTCGCGCCGGGACGCACCCGCGCGCAGCGCGTCGCCCCACGCCTCATCGGCCTTCTCCGGAAGGAAGAACACCGGCTGCCAGCCCTCGGCGATCTCGGCGGTCAGCTCGACGTTCTTGGGTCCGAGGGCGGCGATGGTGATCGGGATCCGCTCCCGGACAGGATGATTGATGAGCTTCAGCGGCTTGCCGAGCCCGGTGCCCTTTTCGCTGGGCAGCGGAAGTTGGTAGTGCTTGCCCTCGTAGGCGAGCCGTTCGCGGCGCCAGACCTGCCTGCAGATCTCGACGACCTCGCGGGTCCGGCCGAGCGGGGCGTCGAACGGGATGCCGTGGAAGCCCTCGACCACCTGCGGACCCGAGGTGCCCAGGCCGAGCCGGAAGCGCCCGTCGGAGATGTAGTCCAGGCCCGCCGCGGTCATCGCCATCAGCGCCGGGGTGCGGGTGTAGATCGGCACCACGCCGGTGCCCAGCTCGATCCGCGACGTTCTGGCGGCCAGGAAGCCGAGCTGGCTGATCGCGTCGAACGAGTACGCCTCGGCCACCAGCGCGATGTCGACGCCGAGCTTCTCGCACTCGACGACCTCGTCGACCGCTTCCAGAAACCCACCGGCGTAGCTGAGGAAAATCCCGGTCCGCATGCGTCAGGTATAACAGCCAACCGGTTGGTTGGGAAGTCCGGGCTACGGTTT contains:
- a CDS encoding LLM class F420-dependent oxidoreductase; amino-acid sequence: MRTGIFLSYAGGFLEAVDEVVECEKLGVDIALVAEAYSFDAISQLGFLAARTSRIELGTGVVPIYTRTPALMAMTAAGLDYISDGRFRLGLGTSGPQVVEGFHGIPFDAPLGRTREVVEICRQVWRRERLAYEGKHYQLPLPSEKGTGLGKPLKLINHPVRERIPITIAALGPKNVELTAEIAEGWQPVFFLPEKADEAWGDALRAGASRRDPALGPLDVMVSATLAIGEDVDDRLSWGKPQLALYIGGMGARGKNFYHNLATRYGFGEVADHIQDLYLAGKKAEAIDAVPDELVRKVSLVGPAGYVKERLAAFAEAGVTTLLVHPMGVDAAERVKFVEELQSLL
- a CDS encoding TetR/AcrR family transcriptional regulator, with translation MTRPAFATRRRTELFDALTALFLAEGFAHLTLDEIAARLRCSKSTLYTLAGSKEQLVRAATVHFFRTATESVESRVAATTGARDRIAAYLSAVGAALDPASDRFMADLDAFAPARDIYEKNTRIAARRVQELIAEGVEAGEFRDVHAAFAADLVTTVMVRIQQRVVRDNTGLDDARAYRELAAILTGGIQA
- a CDS encoding acyl-CoA dehydrogenase family protein, whose translation is MAVDRLLPTDDARDLVDLARQIGDKVLDPIVDRHEKNETYPDGVFATLGEAGLLSLPYPEEWGGGGQPYEVYLQVLEELAARWAAVAVAVSVHSLSCHPLMSFGTDEQRQRWLPEMLGGSTIGAYSLSEPQAGSDAAALACKAVTADGGYRITGAKAWITHGGIADFYNLFARTGEGSQGISCFLVPKDTEGLSFGKPEEKMGLHAVPTTAAHYDNAFVDADRRIGAEGQGLQIAFSALDSGRLGIAAVAVGLAQAALDQAVDYSQQRTTFGRKIIDHQGLAFLLADMAAAVDSARATYIDAARRRDAGLPYSRQASVAKLVATDAAMKVTTDAVQVLGGAGYTRDYRVERYMREAKIMQIFEGTNQIQRLVISRHLARG
- a CDS encoding type VII secretion target produces the protein MGTAGAARVDTAAVRAIAREYETVAAILDAAVRTHLSGLGFGGATAGRAHAAHGDALRGRLFEVITALRQWSRAAEEIAAALRTSAERYQAGDAAAADRVGWR
- a CDS encoding PPOX class F420-dependent oxidoreductase — protein: MTELSDDVIAFLSEGTRTAKVGYLAADGRPLVAPVWFIVDGGQIVFNTGRDTAKGRALARDPRIVVCVDDERPPFSFVQIQGTAVLGEDPAELLSTATRIGGRYMGQHRAEEFGRRNGVPGELIVRLAPTKVIAAFDLAD